In one window of Chryseobacterium phocaeense DNA:
- a CDS encoding AIPR family protein → MDRIIESYIENFKEEFNYEALHKDKIFEHFVNYALISKIYPDRSSLEKINVGGTRNPGIDGLAIMTNNHLVTSQEEVDYFIQDADLLEVEFNFIQAKTSESFELSGIATFIASVKEFFRDGELNFEDDLLNLRDLKNYIYKNSIKMDKSPSIKLYYATTGKWLDDQNLKTIIASGIKDLKELDLFSDIKFIPVDAEKMKSLYREIKNKITKEIIFEKHTILPKIENVKESYLGILPIEELIKIICDEDDEIIKTIFYDNVRDFQGFNKVNSEIKKTIQIREDNDKFLLLNNGITIVARSLNKVGTAFKITEFQIVNGCQTSHVLHHLKDKITSNIYVSLKLIVTDHDDTINEIIRATNSQTEVKNEAFEILKPFHKKLEEFYLTFEKEDNKRLYYERRSRQYFGIKAKNERIIGLSTQIASYIAMFLNEPQSTLRYFGELLNSYSNRLFQENHSLYPYYTSGLALNVLDEFFRENKLSYTSKKFKYHLLLMFRIKIAGTKIPKNINGGKDIEKYCGIIMRALWNREEALKIFKELESKLQISIKNTKVLSRQAHLTRAFTEELIPTIGIMKKSGKITYYNFTKGFGFIQSDNTDDDVFVHYTELKNIPQNQIIPGTLINFDIFNSPRGLQAKNIELNKS, encoded by the coding sequence ATGGACAGAATTATTGAAAGTTACATTGAAAATTTTAAAGAAGAATTTAACTATGAAGCTTTACACAAGGATAAAATTTTTGAACATTTTGTTAATTATGCTTTGATTTCGAAAATTTATCCTGACAGATCATCACTAGAAAAAATCAATGTTGGAGGAACAAGAAATCCAGGAATAGATGGTTTAGCAATAATGACAAATAATCATTTAGTCACATCACAAGAAGAAGTTGATTATTTCATTCAAGATGCTGATTTATTGGAAGTAGAATTTAATTTCATACAAGCAAAGACATCAGAATCATTTGAACTATCTGGTATTGCTACATTTATTGCATCAGTAAAAGAATTTTTCAGAGATGGGGAACTAAATTTTGAGGATGATCTACTAAACCTTAGAGATTTAAAAAATTACATTTATAAAAACAGTATTAAGATGGATAAAAGTCCATCTATTAAATTATATTATGCAACAACTGGCAAATGGTTAGATGACCAGAATTTAAAAACAATTATAGCTTCCGGCATTAAAGATTTGAAAGAATTAGATCTATTTTCAGATATTAAATTTATACCAGTAGATGCAGAAAAAATGAAATCTCTTTATCGAGAAATAAAAAATAAAATTACTAAAGAAATAATATTTGAAAAGCATACTATTTTGCCTAAAATAGAAAATGTAAAAGAATCTTATTTAGGTATTTTACCTATTGAAGAACTTATCAAAATAATTTGTGATGAAGATGATGAAATTATTAAAACAATATTCTATGATAATGTAAGAGATTTCCAAGGCTTTAACAAAGTTAATAGTGAAATAAAAAAAACGATTCAAATTCGAGAAGATAACGATAAGTTTTTGCTATTAAATAATGGAATTACAATAGTTGCTAGAAGTTTAAATAAGGTTGGAACAGCTTTTAAAATAACCGAGTTTCAAATTGTAAATGGTTGCCAAACATCACATGTATTACATCACTTAAAAGATAAAATTACTTCAAATATTTATGTTTCTTTAAAACTAATTGTGACTGATCATGATGATACTATAAATGAAATTATACGTGCAACAAATAGTCAAACAGAAGTTAAAAATGAAGCTTTCGAAATATTAAAACCATTTCATAAAAAATTGGAAGAATTTTATTTAACATTTGAAAAAGAAGATAATAAACGCTTATATTATGAGAGAAGATCCCGCCAATATTTTGGAATTAAAGCTAAAAATGAAAGGATCATTGGGCTTTCTACACAAATAGCTTCATATATTGCTATGTTTTTAAATGAGCCGCAAAGTACTTTAAGATATTTTGGGGAATTACTTAATTCATACAGTAATAGATTATTTCAAGAAAATCATTCACTTTATCCATATTACACTAGTGGATTAGCTCTAAACGTTTTAGACGAATTCTTTAGGGAAAATAAATTAAGTTATACTTCAAAAAAGTTTAAATATCATTTATTACTTATGTTTAGAATAAAGATAGCTGGTACCAAAATTCCAAAAAATATTAATGGAGGTAAAGACATTGAAAAATATTGTGGAATCATTATGCGAGCATTATGGAATCGTGAAGAAGCGCTAAAAATTTTTAAAGAACTTGAAAGTAAATTACAAATTTCTATAAAAAACACTAAAGTATTAAGTAGACAGGCACACTTAACTAGAGCATTTACTGAAGAATTAATTCCAACTATTGGCATAATGAAAAAGAGTGGTAAAATAACATATTATAATTTTACAAAAGGATTTGGCTTTATTCAAAGTGATAATACAGATGACGATGTATTTGTTCATTACACTGAATTGAAAAATATTCCGCAAAATCAGATAATTCCTGGTACGTTAATCAATTTTGATATTTTTAATTCACCAAGAGGTTTACAAGCGAAAAATATTGAATTAAATAAATCCTAA
- a CDS encoding urocanate hydratase — MTFQEQIQQGIPNQLPQPKPYETQINHAPKRKEILGEEEKKLALKNALRYFDPQFHAELLPEFKGELEKYGRIYMYRFRPDYEMKARGIEEYPGKSEQAKAIMLMIQNNLDYAVAQHPHELITYGGNGAVFSNWAQYLLTMKYLSEMTDEQTLTMYSGHPMGLFPSHKDAPRVVVTNGMMIPNYSKPDDWEKFNALGVTQYGQMTAGSYMYIGPQGIVHGTTITVLNAFRKINKEPKGGLFVTSGLGGMSGAQPKAGNIAGCVTVCAEVNPKITKIRHDQKWVNEIHEDLDQLVERVKTAQENKETISLAYFGNIVEVWEKFDQSNLKIDIGSDQTSLHNPWAGGYYPAGQTFEESNAMMAENPDLFKEKVQETLRRHAAAINKHTQKGTYFFDYGNAFLLEASRAGADVMAENPSLGREFRYPSYVQDIMGPMCFDYGFGPFRWVCASGKPEDLQKTDDIACRVLEEMIKNSPEEIQQQMKDNIQWIKGAQENKLVVGSQARILYADAEGRMKIAEAFNNAIKNGEIGPVVLGRDHHDVSGTDSPYRETSNIYDGSRFTADMAIHNVIGDSFRGATWVSIHNGGGVGWGEVINGGFGMLLDGSADADRRLKSMLFWDVNNGISRRSWARNEGAVFAIKRAMEAEPNLKVTLPNFVDESLF, encoded by the coding sequence ATGACATTTCAAGAACAGATACAGCAGGGGATTCCCAATCAGCTGCCACAGCCTAAACCGTACGAAACCCAGATCAACCATGCACCGAAGCGTAAAGAAATATTAGGGGAAGAAGAGAAAAAGCTTGCCCTGAAAAATGCATTGCGTTATTTTGATCCTCAATTCCATGCAGAGTTGTTGCCTGAATTTAAGGGAGAGCTGGAGAAATATGGAAGGATTTATATGTACCGTTTCCGCCCGGATTATGAAATGAAGGCAAGAGGAATTGAAGAATATCCCGGAAAATCTGAGCAGGCTAAAGCAATTATGCTGATGATCCAGAATAACCTGGATTATGCGGTAGCACAGCATCCTCACGAGCTTATCACGTATGGAGGTAACGGAGCGGTTTTCTCGAACTGGGCCCAGTATCTGCTGACCATGAAATACCTGTCTGAAATGACGGACGAACAGACACTAACCATGTATTCAGGGCATCCGATGGGGTTATTTCCATCCCACAAAGATGCGCCGAGAGTGGTGGTAACTAACGGAATGATGATTCCCAATTATTCCAAACCGGATGACTGGGAAAAATTCAATGCATTAGGGGTTACCCAGTACGGGCAGATGACGGCGGGAAGTTATATGTATATAGGGCCGCAGGGAATTGTTCACGGAACAACAATCACCGTTCTGAATGCTTTCAGAAAGATCAATAAAGAACCAAAAGGCGGACTTTTTGTAACTTCAGGACTGGGTGGCATGAGCGGTGCTCAGCCAAAAGCCGGAAATATTGCAGGTTGTGTCACTGTCTGTGCAGAAGTGAACCCGAAGATCACGAAAATCCGTCATGATCAAAAGTGGGTAAATGAGATTCACGAAGATCTGGATCAATTGGTGGAAAGGGTGAAAACTGCCCAGGAAAACAAAGAAACGATTTCCTTGGCTTATTTCGGAAACATCGTTGAAGTTTGGGAAAAATTTGATCAGAGCAATTTAAAAATAGATATCGGATCAGATCAGACGTCGCTTCACAATCCGTGGGCGGGGGGATATTATCCGGCTGGACAGACTTTTGAGGAATCCAATGCCATGATGGCGGAAAACCCGGATTTATTCAAGGAAAAAGTTCAGGAAACTTTAAGAAGACACGCCGCAGCAATCAATAAACATACACAGAAAGGAACCTATTTCTTTGATTATGGGAATGCCTTTTTACTGGAAGCTTCAAGGGCGGGAGCGGATGTAATGGCAGAAAATCCAAGCTTGGGAAGAGAATTCAGGTATCCGAGCTATGTTCAGGATATTATGGGGCCTATGTGCTTCGATTATGGTTTCGGGCCGTTCCGTTGGGTATGTGCCAGCGGGAAACCGGAAGACCTGCAGAAAACGGATGATATCGCGTGTCGTGTATTAGAAGAAATGATTAAAAATTCTCCGGAAGAGATCCAGCAACAGATGAAAGACAATATCCAGTGGATCAAAGGGGCACAGGAGAACAAGCTGGTAGTAGGTTCACAGGCGAGAATCCTGTATGCAGATGCAGAAGGAAGAATGAAGATTGCAGAAGCGTTCAATAATGCCATTAAAAATGGTGAAATAGGACCTGTGGTTTTAGGAAGGGATCATCATGATGTTTCAGGAACGGATTCTCCTTACCGCGAAACTTCCAATATCTATGACGGTTCAAGATTTACGGCGGATATGGCCATCCACAACGTGATTGGCGACAGTTTCCGCGGTGCTACATGGGTTTCTATCCACAATGGCGGAGGAGTAGGCTGGGGCGAAGTAATTAACGGTGGTTTCGGAATGCTGCTTGACGGTAGCGCAGATGCCGACAGAAGATTAAAATCTATGCTGTTCTGGGATGTGAACAACGGAATTTCAAGAAGAAGCTGGGCCAGAAATGAAGGTGCTGTTTTTGCCATTAAAAGAGCCATGGAAGCAGAACCGAATCTGAAAGTGACGCTTCCGAATTTTGTGGATGAAAGTCTTTTTTAA
- a CDS encoding 2-hydroxyacid dehydrogenase, with protein sequence MKVFINKRIPEIGIHMLEEAGMEVFIPDHENLSHEEWLIHCQNHDAVLSVGGEFRYDRDFFEQCPDLKTIALYSVGFDHVDTKEATRRNIPVGNTPDVLSKATSDVAFLLMQSVARRASYNFQKVKDGHWGDFDPLHALGQELYGKTLGILGLGRIGFEMAKKSQKAFDMNIIYHNRHHNEEAENELGAVYVSFEELITQSDVLSIHANFSPEQKDLFNASVFEKMKPESIFINTARGGFQNEKDLYEALVSKQIWGAGLDVTQPEPMSKESPLLELSNVCVLPHIGSATIEARTGMAKIAAENIIAFSRGEKIPYCVNPEVYQ encoded by the coding sequence ATGAAAGTATTTATCAATAAAAGAATTCCTGAAATTGGAATCCATATGCTGGAAGAAGCGGGAATGGAAGTTTTTATTCCCGACCACGAGAACCTGTCGCATGAAGAATGGCTGATCCATTGTCAGAATCATGATGCGGTCTTAAGTGTGGGAGGAGAATTCAGATATGACCGAGATTTTTTTGAACAGTGTCCTGATCTGAAAACAATTGCCCTGTATTCCGTAGGTTTTGACCATGTGGATACTAAGGAAGCAACCCGTAGAAATATCCCGGTTGGAAATACACCGGATGTGCTCAGCAAAGCTACCTCTGATGTGGCTTTCCTGCTGATGCAGTCTGTGGCCAGAAGGGCAAGCTATAATTTTCAGAAAGTGAAGGATGGCCATTGGGGAGACTTTGATCCGCTTCATGCTCTGGGACAGGAACTGTATGGAAAAACGCTGGGAATATTGGGTCTGGGAAGGATTGGTTTTGAAATGGCGAAAAAATCCCAAAAGGCTTTTGATATGAATATTATTTATCACAACCGCCATCATAATGAAGAGGCCGAAAATGAATTGGGAGCAGTTTATGTTTCTTTTGAGGAATTAATTACACAATCCGATGTTCTGAGCATCCATGCCAACTTCAGTCCTGAACAGAAAGATCTTTTCAATGCGTCTGTTTTTGAAAAAATGAAACCTGAATCTATTTTTATCAACACGGCACGGGGCGGTTTCCAGAATGAAAAAGATCTTTATGAAGCCCTTGTTTCCAAACAAATCTGGGGAGCCGGTTTAGACGTCACCCAGCCGGAACCTATGTCAAAAGAGAGCCCTCTGCTGGAGCTCTCCAATGTTTGTGTGCTTCCGCATATTGGTTCTGCAACCATTGAAGCCAGGACCGGAATGGCAAAAATTGCTGCTGAAAATATCATTGCTTTTTCCAGGGGTGAAAAAATTCCGTATTGTGTGAATCCTGAAGTATATCAATGA
- a CDS encoding protein-L-isoaspartate(D-aspartate) O-methyltransferase gives MHDSFVHKGKRKILVDYLRHKIGISDENVLSAMSEVPRHLFIESIFEDFAYEDRAFPILSHQTISHPSTVAEQSELLQVKQGEKVLEIGTGCGYQTAVLLAMKAVVYTVERQKDLFDFSKKKFRELHLNPRFQSFGDGFAGLPTFAPFDKIIVTCGASVLPTELLKQLNVGGKIVIPMGPTDEQILYRFTKTSPTQFEKEEFGAYKFVPMLGNTNH, from the coding sequence ATGCATGATTCGTTTGTACATAAAGGAAAAAGAAAGATCCTTGTTGATTATTTAAGACATAAGATCGGGATCTCAGATGAGAATGTACTTTCGGCAATGAGTGAAGTTCCGAGACACCTTTTTATTGAAAGTATTTTTGAAGATTTTGCCTACGAAGACCGGGCATTTCCCATTTTGTCTCACCAGACTATTTCCCATCCTTCTACCGTGGCCGAGCAGTCGGAGCTTTTGCAGGTGAAACAAGGGGAGAAAGTTCTAGAGATAGGAACCGGATGCGGATATCAGACCGCTGTGCTTCTGGCCATGAAAGCTGTGGTGTACACAGTAGAGAGACAGAAAGACCTTTTTGATTTTTCCAAGAAAAAATTCCGCGAGCTGCATTTAAATCCGAGGTTTCAGAGCTTTGGTGACGGTTTTGCAGGACTTCCTACCTTTGCTCCTTTTGATAAGATCATTGTAACTTGTGGCGCTTCAGTACTGCCTACTGAATTATTAAAACAGTTAAACGTGGGAGGAAAGATTGTTATCCCTATGGGACCTACGGATGAGCAGATTTTGTACAGATTTACAAAAACGTCTCCTACACAGTTTGAGAAGGAAGAATTCGGAGCTTATAAATTTGTTCCGATGCTGGGGAATACCAATCATTAG
- a CDS encoding Gfo/Idh/MocA family protein, which yields MLKAGLVGAGHLGKIHLRLLNQSDKYELVGFHDKDVENGKKIEAESGYKYFENFDELLDQIDMLDIVTPTVYHYDYALKAIEKGLHFFIEKPVTQTLEQAEEILYKCREHGIKAQVGHVERYNPAFIATKDYIKNPMFIEIHRLAEFNPRGTDVSVVLDLMIHDLDILLSMAKSKVKHIHASGVCVVSKTPDIANARIEFENGCVANLTTSRISMKAMRKSRFFQKDAYISVDFLEKKAEVIRMKDAPENPTPFDMIIENADGERNQILFEYPDIQPNNAILDELNSFADAITDGKNVEVSLEDGTEALKVALEIVKLIS from the coding sequence ATGTTAAAAGCAGGTTTGGTAGGAGCCGGACATCTGGGTAAAATCCACTTACGACTTCTTAACCAGTCAGATAAGTACGAACTGGTGGGTTTCCATGATAAAGACGTTGAAAACGGAAAAAAAATAGAAGCAGAATCCGGATATAAATATTTTGAAAATTTTGATGAGTTACTTGATCAGATTGATATGCTGGATATTGTAACTCCTACTGTTTATCATTATGATTATGCACTGAAAGCCATTGAAAAAGGACTTCACTTTTTCATTGAAAAGCCCGTTACCCAAACCCTTGAACAGGCAGAAGAAATTCTTTATAAATGCAGAGAACACGGAATTAAAGCACAGGTAGGTCATGTGGAAAGGTATAATCCGGCTTTTATTGCCACGAAGGATTACATTAAAAATCCAATGTTTATCGAAATCCACAGACTGGCGGAATTTAATCCGAGAGGAACTGATGTTTCGGTAGTCCTTGACCTTATGATCCACGACCTGGATATTTTGCTCAGCATGGCGAAATCTAAGGTTAAGCATATTCATGCAAGCGGTGTATGTGTGGTCAGCAAGACTCCGGATATCGCGAATGCGAGGATAGAATTTGAAAATGGCTGTGTGGCCAACCTTACCACCTCCAGAATTTCCATGAAAGCCATGAGAAAAAGCCGTTTCTTCCAGAAAGACGCTTATATTTCAGTAGATTTCCTGGAAAAAAAGGCTGAAGTGATCAGAATGAAAGATGCTCCGGAAAACCCTACTCCATTTGATATGATCATTGAAAATGCAGACGGAGAAAGGAATCAGATTTTGTTTGAATACCCGGATATCCAGCCAAATAATGCGATCCTGGATGAACTGAATTCTTTTGCTGATGCTATTACTGACGGAAAAAATGTAGAGGTTTCCCTTGAAGACGGAACAGAAGCCTTGAAGGTTGCCCTTGAAATTGTAAAACTTATTTCATAA
- a CDS encoding cellulase family glycosylhydrolase codes for MKRVILISALLLSQFGTSQLLKTDGQKIVNDKGENIQLRGLGLGGWMLQEGYMLKTADFAGPQHKIKEKIAELIGEDGMKNFYKAYLKNGITKQDIDFLAKAGFNSVRLPMHYDLYTLPIEKEPVKGQNTWLEEGFKMTDDLLKWCAANKIYLILDLHAAPGGQGNDVNISDNDKTKPSLWESTENQKKTIALWKKLAERYKDEPWIGGYDLINEPNINFTGKNPNGTDEMSNAPLWQLQKDITAAIRETDKKHIIFLEGNGWGNNYNGLIPLWDNNLAFSFHKYWNYNNDETIQSILDLRKKHNIPIWLGETGENSNVWFTELIQLLDKHNIGYAFWPMKKIDNIAGITNVKITPEYEKLLQYWKNGGEKPSKDFATKALMQIAENYKFNNVEIKNDVIDAMFRQVNDGSAKPFKKHQAPGRVFASEYDLGRMGSAYLDKDFINLWVSDPQKRSEWNSGQQMRNDGVDIYRCHDKITNQYYVGKTEAGEWLQYTIDAKSAKNYTFSIRYAGQSDSSIRLTDASGKQLSVVSLPSTGGDENWKTATVKNIPLQKGTNAIRLYFENGSPNLNYFEIH; via the coding sequence ATGAAAAGAGTCATCCTAATCTCCGCTTTATTATTGTCTCAATTTGGGACATCACAATTATTAAAAACCGACGGTCAGAAGATCGTCAATGATAAAGGTGAAAACATTCAGCTACGGGGTCTTGGTCTCGGAGGATGGATGCTCCAGGAAGGTTATATGCTGAAAACCGCCGACTTTGCAGGACCACAGCACAAGATTAAAGAAAAAATAGCTGAGCTTATTGGTGAAGACGGAATGAAGAACTTCTATAAAGCGTATTTAAAGAATGGTATTACCAAGCAGGACATCGACTTTCTTGCAAAGGCCGGATTCAATTCCGTAAGACTGCCGATGCATTATGATCTGTACACGCTTCCTATTGAAAAAGAGCCTGTGAAAGGACAGAATACCTGGCTGGAAGAAGGTTTTAAAATGACCGATGATCTCCTGAAATGGTGCGCAGCCAATAAAATATATCTCATCCTGGATCTTCATGCGGCTCCCGGAGGACAGGGAAATGACGTTAATATTTCTGATAACGACAAAACAAAACCCTCTCTTTGGGAAAGTACCGAAAACCAGAAAAAAACCATCGCTTTATGGAAAAAGCTTGCGGAACGTTACAAAGATGAGCCCTGGATCGGTGGCTACGACCTGATTAATGAACCGAATATCAATTTCACGGGAAAGAACCCGAACGGTACCGATGAAATGTCGAATGCTCCACTCTGGCAGCTGCAGAAAGATATTACTGCCGCCATCCGGGAGACGGATAAAAAACATATCATATTTCTTGAAGGTAACGGCTGGGGGAATAATTACAACGGGCTGATTCCGCTATGGGACAATAATCTGGCTTTCAGTTTCCATAAATACTGGAATTATAATAATGATGAAACTATCCAGTCTATTCTTGATCTCAGAAAAAAACATAATATTCCGATCTGGCTTGGGGAAACCGGGGAAAATTCTAATGTCTGGTTTACAGAACTGATCCAGCTTCTTGATAAACACAATATCGGATACGCGTTCTGGCCAATGAAAAAGATCGACAATATTGCAGGCATTACCAATGTGAAAATTACCCCTGAATATGAAAAGCTCCTTCAATACTGGAAAAACGGAGGCGAGAAACCTTCTAAGGATTTTGCGACAAAAGCACTGATGCAGATTGCGGAGAATTATAAATTCAATAATGTTGAAATTAAAAATGATGTGATTGATGCCATGTTCAGGCAGGTGAATGACGGTTCGGCAAAGCCTTTCAAAAAACATCAGGCTCCGGGAAGAGTATTTGCATCTGAATATGATCTGGGGAGAATGGGTTCCGCTTATCTGGATAAAGATTTTATTAATCTCTGGGTAAGTGATCCTCAAAAAAGATCTGAATGGAATTCCGGACAACAGATGAGAAACGACGGTGTGGACATTTACCGGTGCCATGATAAGATCACCAATCAATATTATGTAGGAAAAACGGAGGCAGGAGAATGGCTTCAGTACACCATTGATGCAAAATCCGCTAAAAATTACACATTCAGCATACGATATGCAGGCCAGAGTGATTCTTCCATCAGGCTGACGGATGCCTCAGGAAAACAGCTTTCCGTGGTTTCACTTCCTTCCACCGGAGGGGATGAAAACTGGAAAACAGCTACTGTTAAAAATATTCCGTTACAAAAAGGGACCAATGCCATCAGGCTTTACTTTGAAAATGGCAGTCCAAACCTGAATTATTTTGAAATACACTGA
- the bla-A gene encoding CGA/CIA family class A beta-lactamase, translating to MKKAALFFLLISSLAVAQKSSLEQKISSITSGKKATVGVSVLGFENNFKYSKNGDKELPMLSVFKFHIACAVLDLVDKGKLSLDQKLFFKKEDMLENTWSPIRDKYPDANVSLSLGEVLDYTVALSDNNGCDLLLKLIGGTQTVQKFMDSKGVKGFQIKRNEDDMHKNWKTQYDNVSTPNSAVLVLKKFYDGKLLSKKSTDYLMQMMLGTKTGTNKIVEQLPKGTPTAHKTGASGKYEKGLTVAENDIGIITLPNGKHYAIAVFVNNSTESDAVNCRMVSDISKAVWDDFNK from the coding sequence ATGAAAAAAGCAGCACTTTTCTTTCTTCTGATCTCATCCCTGGCGGTAGCCCAGAAGTCATCGCTGGAACAGAAAATCAGTTCTATTACGTCAGGAAAAAAGGCTACGGTGGGAGTTTCTGTTCTGGGTTTTGAAAACAATTTCAAATACAGCAAAAACGGGGATAAGGAGCTGCCAATGTTAAGCGTATTCAAGTTTCATATCGCCTGTGCGGTGCTTGATCTGGTAGATAAAGGGAAACTGTCGCTGGATCAGAAACTCTTCTTTAAAAAGGAAGATATGCTGGAAAACACCTGGTCGCCTATCCGTGATAAATATCCTGATGCCAATGTTTCACTATCCTTGGGAGAAGTTCTGGATTACACGGTTGCCCTGAGCGATAATAACGGCTGTGACCTTCTTTTGAAGCTGATCGGGGGAACCCAAACCGTTCAGAAATTTATGGATTCTAAAGGCGTAAAAGGGTTTCAGATCAAACGCAATGAGGATGATATGCATAAAAATTGGAAAACACAGTATGACAACGTCAGTACTCCGAATTCCGCAGTCCTTGTGCTTAAAAAATTCTATGACGGGAAACTGCTCTCCAAAAAGTCCACCGATTATCTGATGCAGATGATGCTGGGAACCAAAACGGGGACTAATAAAATTGTTGAACAGCTTCCCAAAGGTACACCTACCGCCCATAAAACAGGCGCTTCCGGAAAGTACGAAAAGGGGCTTACCGTTGCTGAAAACGATATAGGCATCATTACACTTCCCAACGGAAAACATTACGCTATTGCGGTATTTGTCAATAATTCTACGGAATCAGATGCAGTGAACTGCAGAATGGTTTCCGATATTTCCAAAGCGGTCTGGGACGATTTTAATAAGTAA
- a CDS encoding 3-hydroxybutyryl-CoA dehydrogenase yields the protein MKNIVVIGAGTMGNGIAHTFAQSGFKVNLVDVSQDALDRGLKTITTNLDRIIAKGNLTEEQKAETLGNIATFTELKDAAGTADLIVEAATENQDLKLKIFGQMDEFAPAGCILATNTSSISITKIAAATKRADKVIGMHFMNPVPIMKLVEIIKGYSTSKETFDAIYDMSKTLGKVPVEVNDYPGFVANRILMPMINESIETLYNGVAGVEEIDTVMKLGMAHPMGPLQLADFIGLDICLAILNVMYDGFKNPKYAPNPLLVNMVMAGKLGVKSGEGFYDYSESKKAEKVSKMFLK from the coding sequence ATCAAAAACATTGTAGTTATCGGAGCTGGAACCATGGGGAATGGTATTGCGCATACTTTTGCACAAAGCGGATTCAAAGTAAACCTGGTAGATGTATCTCAGGATGCCCTGGACAGAGGACTGAAAACAATTACAACTAACCTTGACAGAATCATTGCGAAAGGAAATCTTACAGAAGAACAGAAAGCCGAAACATTAGGAAACATCGCTACTTTTACAGAACTTAAGGATGCTGCCGGAACTGCAGATCTTATTGTGGAAGCGGCTACTGAGAACCAGGATCTGAAACTGAAGATCTTCGGACAGATGGATGAGTTTGCGCCTGCCGGATGTATTCTTGCGACGAATACTTCTTCTATTTCCATTACAAAAATTGCGGCTGCAACGAAAAGGGCCGACAAAGTGATCGGAATGCACTTTATGAACCCGGTTCCTATCATGAAACTGGTAGAAATCATCAAAGGATATTCTACATCCAAAGAGACGTTCGATGCTATTTATGATATGAGCAAAACCCTTGGGAAGGTTCCTGTAGAAGTGAACGACTATCCTGGTTTTGTGGCTAACAGAATCCTTATGCCGATGATCAATGAGTCTATAGAAACCCTATATAACGGCGTGGCAGGAGTAGAAGAAATTGATACGGTAATGAAGCTTGGAATGGCACATCCAATGGGGCCACTTCAACTGGCAGATTTCATTGGTCTTGATATTTGTCTGGCTATTCTGAATGTGATGTATGACGGCTTCAAAAATCCTAAATATGCTCCGAATCCGCTTCTTGTAAACATGGTTATGGCAGGAAAACTGGGCGTAAAGTCAGGGGAAGGGTTCTATGATTATTCAGAGAGCAAAAAAGCTGAAAAAGTTTCAAAAATGTTTTTGAAATAA